The Gymnodinialimonas sp. 57CJ19 genome includes a window with the following:
- a CDS encoding DnaA/Hda family protein, producing the protein MPQQLTFDLPLRPAMGRDDFFVSSANAGAVSQIDGWQGWPLSKLVLCGPAASGKTHLAHVFAQAAGARIVAARDVAANIESLAEAPALVVEDADTICDDASAEEGVFHLHNAMFHRNAPLLFTARKPPSRWGTKLPDLASRLAQAGLATLEAPDDALLMAVMMKRAFDRKLPLSPQILNYAAPRLERSFAAADAFVARVDALSLSEKRKPSLSHARQALSDADLASPADDTSS; encoded by the coding sequence ATGCCGCAGCAACTGACCTTTGACCTCCCCCTTCGCCCGGCGATGGGGCGGGATGATTTCTTTGTCTCTTCGGCCAATGCCGGGGCGGTATCGCAGATCGACGGGTGGCAGGGCTGGCCCCTGTCGAAACTGGTGCTCTGCGGCCCCGCCGCGTCGGGCAAGACCCACCTGGCCCATGTGTTCGCTCAGGCAGCCGGTGCCCGGATCGTTGCCGCCCGAGACGTCGCCGCGAATATCGAGAGCTTGGCAGAGGCCCCCGCCCTTGTGGTCGAGGACGCAGACACAATCTGCGACGACGCTTCAGCGGAGGAGGGGGTGTTTCACCTTCACAACGCCATGTTCCACCGCAATGCGCCGCTTCTGTTCACAGCCCGCAAACCCCCGTCCCGGTGGGGAACGAAGCTGCCCGATTTGGCCAGCCGTCTGGCGCAGGCAGGGCTTGCGACGCTGGAGGCCCCCGACGACGCGTTGTTGATGGCAGTCATGATGAAGCGCGCGTTTGACCGTAAACTGCCCCTGTCGCCGCAAATCCTGAACTATGCAGCCCCAAGGTTGGAACGCTCCTTTGCTGCCGCCGATGCCTTTGTGGCCCGTGTCGATGCCCTGTCGCTGAGCGAAAAACGCAAGCCCTCCCTGTCCCACGCCCGCCAAGCCCTGTCCGATGCAGACCTTGCGTCCCCCGCCGATGATACGTCATCGTGA